From one Lysinibacillus sp. G4S2 genomic stretch:
- a CDS encoding amino acid ABC transporter ATP-binding protein: MIKIEDLHKSYGQNEVLKGISTEVKEKEVIAIIGPSGSGKSTFLRCLNLLEEPTNGKITIAGDVLTDKGTDIMKIREEVGMVFQHFHLFPHKTVLQNLTYAPINVKGMDKAAAIKKAEDLLTKVGLFEKRNEYPNRLSGGQKQRVAIARALAMDPKVILFDEPTSALDPEMVKEVLAVMKNLADTGMTMLIVTHEMGFAREVADRILFLDGGKLIEDAPPEEFFTSPSTQRAKDFLEKVL, encoded by the coding sequence GTGATTAAAATTGAAGATTTACACAAATCATATGGACAAAATGAAGTACTAAAGGGTATTTCAACAGAAGTTAAAGAAAAAGAAGTAATTGCCATTATTGGACCATCTGGATCTGGTAAATCAACATTCCTTCGTTGCTTAAATTTGTTGGAAGAGCCAACGAACGGAAAGATTACAATTGCTGGTGATGTTCTAACGGATAAAGGGACAGATATTATGAAAATCCGTGAAGAAGTTGGCATGGTGTTTCAACATTTCCATCTTTTCCCTCATAAAACGGTGCTCCAAAATTTAACATACGCACCGATCAATGTTAAGGGTATGGACAAGGCAGCTGCTATCAAAAAGGCTGAAGATTTATTAACGAAGGTAGGCCTATTTGAGAAGCGCAATGAATATCCAAACCGTCTATCAGGAGGGCAGAAGCAACGTGTTGCCATTGCCCGAGCACTAGCGATGGATCCTAAAGTAATTTTATTTGACGAACCAACCTCAGCTCTTGACCCTGAAATGGTAAAAGAGGTATTGGCTGTTATGAAAAACCTTGCTGATACTGGGATGACCATGTTAATCGTAACGCATGAGATGGGCTTTGCTCGTGAAGTTGCGGATCGTATATTATTCCTTGATGGCGGAAAGTTAATTGAGGATGCACCACCAGAGGAATTTTTCACATCCCCATCTACACAGCGTGCGAAAGATTTCTTAGAAAAAGTATTATAA